The Psychrosphaera ytuae genome includes a region encoding these proteins:
- a CDS encoding MFS transporter, with protein MSRIRIIIAISACYFLFAILLNSVGTVILQAINSMDVSKTEASSLEGFKDLSIAFASFFIASLIPRLGYKIALFIALIAVTIGSLNSALMASFGSIQLLFALIGVSFALVKVAVYAIIGQLTDSAEQHSSLLNTVEGIFMLGSLSGYWLFSLFVDPNDTSSLEWLNVYYILALLAVVALLFVSFSPISIPAIETKQSPSQAFFDMLKLSLDKLILIFIISIFLYVLIEQGIGTWLPTFNNQVLGLPTDVSVQLTSIFAGALAVGRLLAGVVLRYVSWFVFLTVCLAAMSLLILLTVPLSADYSAQSIKSVFDVPFVAFLLPLIGLFMAPIYPLLNSVMLSSLEKHQHAAMTGLIVVFSALGGTTGSIITGFTFDKFGGQTAFYLSIVPIVLLFLSVSLFYKKTRLPNVTEA; from the coding sequence ATGTCTCGAATTCGTATAATCATTGCTATATCGGCCTGTTATTTTTTGTTTGCTATTTTGCTCAATAGCGTTGGTACCGTTATTTTGCAGGCGATAAATTCTATGGACGTCTCTAAAACCGAAGCCAGCTCACTTGAGGGTTTTAAAGACTTATCTATCGCATTTGCTTCGTTTTTTATTGCCTCTTTGATCCCTCGGCTTGGTTATAAAATTGCCCTTTTTATCGCGCTCATCGCTGTCACAATAGGTTCATTGAACAGTGCACTCATGGCAAGCTTCGGCTCTATTCAACTCTTATTTGCCTTAATAGGCGTGTCCTTTGCGCTCGTTAAAGTTGCAGTTTATGCCATTATTGGTCAGCTGACCGACTCTGCTGAGCAGCATTCATCGCTGTTAAATACCGTAGAAGGTATTTTCATGCTAGGTAGCTTATCTGGGTATTGGTTATTCAGCCTGTTTGTCGATCCAAATGACACTAGCTCTCTTGAGTGGCTCAACGTGTATTATATTTTGGCTTTATTAGCAGTGGTTGCTCTGTTATTTGTGAGCTTTTCACCTATTTCAATACCGGCTATTGAAACCAAACAATCACCTTCCCAAGCATTTTTTGACATGCTCAAACTGAGTTTAGACAAACTTATTTTGATTTTTATTATTTCAATCTTTTTGTATGTACTCATCGAACAAGGCATAGGTACATGGCTTCCGACATTTAACAATCAGGTTTTAGGGTTACCGACTGATGTTAGCGTACAGTTAACTTCTATTTTTGCTGGGGCTCTGGCGGTAGGTCGACTTTTAGCTGGGGTTGTTTTGCGATATGTGAGCTGGTTTGTCTTTTTGACTGTGTGTTTGGCGGCCATGTCATTGCTCATTTTACTAACTGTGCCTCTGTCTGCAGACTATTCGGCCCAGTCGATAAAGTCTGTGTTTGATGTTCCGTTTGTGGCGTTTTTATTACCTCTTATTGGTCTATTTATGGCGCCAATCTATCCACTTTTAAATTCTGTCATGTTGTCCAGTTTAGAAAAACATCAACATGCCGCGATGACAGGTTTGATTGTGGTATTTTCCGCGCTCGGTGGCACCACAGGCTCGATTATTACAGGGTTTACTTTCGATAAATTTGGTGGTCAAACAGCTTTTTATCTGTCCATTGTACCTATTGTTTTGTTGTTTTTGTCGGTCTCACTGTTTTACAAAAAGACGCGCCTGCCAAACGTAACGGAGGCTTAA
- a CDS encoding LacI family DNA-binding transcriptional regulator: MKMNIVKLAELAGVSTSTVSRALKNNPVIKQETRDRIQSLAKQHNFSVNTAGSRLRTQKTNVVGVILNLTDNTAQSISDPFLLKVVGDLNEALNEQGYELLLSNSHMATSDWYNYFIQSSRVDGLIVIGQGKSSVEVDNLAAHNAPLVVWGDPLTESNYPIVGSNNELGGYLATQHLISGGAKRVLFLGDAEHAEMTQRYKGYQRALTEASLPHDPELVVPIDITSNSAYNKINELILKQGLFFDAIVATSDMVALGAMKALKERYINIPGEVGIVGFDDIVLAELLHPSLTTIKQDTKTASKLMVQQLLNQFNEQETASQLVDIELIKRSSTRA; this comes from the coding sequence ATGAAGATGAATATCGTAAAACTTGCCGAATTAGCTGGCGTATCGACGTCTACCGTATCACGAGCTTTAAAAAACAACCCAGTGATCAAGCAAGAAACCAGAGACCGTATTCAATCTCTAGCAAAACAGCACAACTTTAGTGTTAATACCGCCGGCAGCCGATTAAGAACCCAAAAAACCAACGTCGTCGGTGTCATTCTCAACTTAACGGACAACACAGCTCAAAGTATCAGTGACCCATTTTTGTTAAAAGTGGTTGGTGATTTAAACGAGGCACTTAACGAGCAAGGTTACGAACTTCTTCTGTCTAATTCTCATATGGCAACGAGTGATTGGTACAACTACTTCATTCAAAGCAGCCGCGTTGACGGGTTAATTGTCATCGGGCAAGGTAAAAGCTCGGTCGAAGTGGATAACCTGGCCGCCCACAATGCTCCTCTTGTTGTTTGGGGTGATCCGCTAACCGAGTCTAATTATCCTATTGTCGGCAGTAATAACGAGCTAGGTGGTTATCTTGCAACGCAACACCTGATTTCCGGTGGAGCCAAGCGCGTATTATTTTTGGGTGATGCGGAACATGCCGAAATGACTCAGCGCTACAAAGGCTATCAACGAGCTCTCACTGAAGCGAGTCTTCCTCATGACCCGGAATTAGTCGTACCCATCGACATTACGAGCAACTCTGCCTATAACAAAATCAACGAATTGATCCTCAAACAGGGTTTGTTTTTTGATGCGATTGTCGCAACCAGTGACATGGTTGCGCTAGGTGCAATGAAAGCCCTGAAAGAGCGTTATATTAACATCCCAGGAGAAGTCGGCATTGTTGGTTTTGATGATATTGTACTTGCCGAATTGCTACACCCCTCTCTAACCACCATTAAACAAGACACCAAAACAGCGTCTAAACTGATGGTTCAACAACTACTAAATCAATTTAATGAGCAAGAAACGGCCTCGCAGCTTGTCGATATTGAGCTGATTAAGCGCAGTTCGACTCGTGCTTAA
- a CDS encoding TonB-dependent receptor: protein MNKLHKLNAVFSAVALSLMAAPALAEESKDKEKNVEVIVVSGTPGGVGISKKDASFAITNVDADLIEKISPKSTADLFKAVPGIWVESSGGESGANVFVRGFPASGDAPFLTLSIEGSPIYPAPTLSFLENSSIFRIDETIETMEALRGGPNPVVSNGQPGLTTNFRLKRGGPDTAALAKYTTSDYGLQRADLVLSGELSDDLYYMIGGYIKRSPGIRDAGFTSEDGQQVTINLTREFDKGEVNFYSRITDDTGTWYLPTPLNVEGVDAGYTQLGTLNRQAKLYYGANNESDIFDFGEGRGWKGHVTGGSVKFDLGNGWNIIDRFSLTSGDANTFGLVPEGAATKLANVADNGESATGAVTGTVYGADTDVQQIGRWVVLKDIRAFTNDLALSKSWDNLSTSVGLYTASTSANDWWSLGNQAYHVLESGGEMLSGIECNDAIEGCTWNYDIASTGDARTRALYATASYIINEQLTVDGGIRSENHVVEYSVDEGLDGQITKALSYDESKTSWTLGANYSIDESNAVFARVNNGYKMPYFDDFRDNYGAYTSGQNLIKEVSQLEVGYKYMTDAIQAYTTIFTNEVQGDTFVRRPGVPAEILTNEAIGAEFDVNFTNQEGFNVNLNATVQDTEITASATNEGNESQRQPGWQLRVTPSYAFELENQQYLTVYGTVTSVDDRFGNNENTVVLDGYTKVDLGLLYEPTDQVKLQLAIDNVSDKLGITEGDPRNPAAPNGRYIMPRSIKLSVTYQMF, encoded by the coding sequence ATGAACAAGTTGCACAAATTAAATGCTGTGTTCAGTGCCGTAGCCTTATCTTTAATGGCAGCACCAGCACTAGCAGAAGAGTCAAAAGACAAAGAAAAAAACGTAGAAGTCATCGTCGTTAGTGGTACACCAGGTGGTGTAGGGATCAGCAAAAAAGACGCAAGTTTTGCTATTACTAATGTAGACGCAGATCTAATCGAAAAGATTTCACCAAAAAGTACCGCAGATTTATTCAAAGCCGTGCCTGGTATTTGGGTAGAGAGCTCTGGTGGTGAATCTGGTGCTAATGTGTTTGTTCGAGGTTTCCCGGCAAGTGGTGATGCGCCATTTTTAACCTTGAGCATTGAAGGCTCTCCTATTTATCCAGCCCCGACCTTGTCTTTCCTAGAAAACTCGTCGATTTTCCGAATCGACGAAACCATCGAAACAATGGAAGCGTTGCGCGGTGGTCCAAACCCAGTGGTATCAAATGGCCAACCAGGATTAACAACTAACTTTAGACTTAAGCGCGGTGGCCCAGATACAGCTGCCTTGGCTAAATACACCACTTCAGATTATGGCCTACAGCGTGCTGATTTAGTACTAAGTGGCGAGCTTTCTGATGATTTGTACTACATGATTGGCGGTTATATTAAACGCTCGCCAGGAATTCGAGATGCGGGCTTTACTTCAGAAGACGGCCAACAGGTTACCATTAATTTGACCCGCGAATTCGATAAGGGTGAAGTTAACTTCTATAGCCGAATCACTGACGACACAGGAACATGGTACCTACCGACTCCACTTAATGTTGAAGGTGTTGATGCGGGATACACGCAGCTTGGTACGTTGAATCGTCAAGCCAAATTGTACTATGGTGCGAATAACGAATCTGACATATTCGATTTTGGGGAAGGTCGCGGTTGGAAAGGCCATGTGACAGGCGGTAGCGTCAAGTTCGACCTTGGTAATGGTTGGAATATCATTGACCGCTTTAGTTTAACATCGGGTGATGCGAATACCTTTGGATTAGTGCCTGAAGGTGCAGCAACCAAACTAGCCAATGTCGCCGACAACGGTGAATCTGCAACCGGTGCTGTGACTGGCACTGTTTATGGCGCTGACACTGACGTTCAACAAATTGGTCGTTGGGTTGTGTTAAAAGATATCCGTGCTTTTACTAACGATCTTGCATTGAGTAAATCATGGGATAACTTGTCTACGTCGGTTGGTTTGTACACTGCATCGACCTCTGCTAACGATTGGTGGTCACTGGGTAACCAGGCTTATCACGTGCTTGAGTCTGGTGGCGAAATGCTCTCAGGCATAGAGTGCAACGATGCAATTGAAGGCTGTACTTGGAACTACGACATTGCATCGACAGGTGATGCTCGAACTCGTGCTCTTTATGCAACTGCTAGTTACATTATCAATGAACAACTAACCGTCGACGGTGGTATTCGTTCAGAAAATCACGTTGTTGAATATAGTGTTGATGAAGGTTTAGACGGTCAAATTACTAAAGCACTATCTTACGACGAATCTAAAACATCATGGACGTTAGGTGCTAATTACTCAATTGATGAGTCTAATGCGGTATTCGCTCGAGTAAATAACGGCTATAAAATGCCTTACTTCGATGACTTCCGAGATAATTACGGTGCTTACACTTCAGGCCAAAACCTGATCAAAGAAGTATCGCAATTAGAAGTTGGCTACAAATATATGACCGATGCAATCCAAGCATACACCACTATATTTACCAATGAAGTCCAAGGTGACACTTTTGTACGTCGTCCTGGTGTACCAGCCGAAATTCTTACAAATGAGGCGATTGGTGCCGAGTTTGATGTGAACTTCACAAATCAGGAAGGATTTAACGTCAACTTAAATGCGACGGTTCAGGACACTGAAATCACTGCAAGTGCGACTAACGAAGGTAATGAATCACAACGTCAGCCTGGTTGGCAGCTGCGTGTGACGCCGAGTTACGCATTCGAGCTTGAAAACCAACAATACCTTACGGTATACGGTACAGTGACATCAGTAGACGACCGTTTTGGTAATAACGAAAATACCGTTGTCCTTGATGGATACACTAAAGTTGATTTAGGTTTGTTATACGAGCCAACTGATCAAGTTAAATTGCAACTTGCCATCGATAACGTATCCGACAAGCTAGGCATTACAGAGGGTGATCCGCGTAACCCAGCGGCTCCGAATGGACGTTACATTATGCCACGCAGCATCAAGCTAAGCGTGACATATCAAATGTTCTAA